In a genomic window of Gloeocapsopsis dulcis:
- a CDS encoding GumC family protein — MAETLRIPHFVPTKSNRKGLNYLGLGIVNAAIWGIAFLYLQTAPRTYTSSWTVALPKGGEQANVNLPGIGTASSSAQSPYSSKYDDPRANYQYIVSTKPVLQAAATRLNMEMDEFGEPRTKLMDDTMLIQFEFEGTNPQEAQLKSLALHEALEARLNELRTQEAAQKDVRLHSTLSQAEQKLKAAQQRLSAYQARSDLNSDNQIAQLSSNIETLRKEQVQVIAQQQLSDARLQELSTTLDVSPQQAAEAFNLQTDPYFQQILSDNGKSSATLVDLNSRLTPNNPSVISEQARQQASQTAMLVRSKALLNKPVTLEYLEQLNLNNSPSRQQLLHTLVSVQADKQGLQSQALELDRQMGTLENRLKALTQQQIVENNLRRDVQIAEAIFSSTITQLDLRSSDVFGSYPQIQLIEEPSLPTSPTSPKSLYVFAGASFASLFLTTGLVLLGLSQRPSILSRRVKPA; from the coding sequence ATGGCAGAAACTTTAAGAATTCCTCATTTTGTACCTACAAAATCGAATCGGAAGGGTTTGAATTATCTGGGTTTGGGTATCGTCAATGCAGCTATTTGGGGCATAGCTTTCCTCTATTTGCAAACTGCACCACGTACTTACACAAGTTCTTGGACAGTTGCCTTACCTAAAGGTGGCGAGCAAGCTAATGTTAACCTACCTGGTATCGGAACGGCTTCCTCATCTGCCCAGTCTCCATACAGTAGTAAATACGACGACCCCCGAGCAAACTACCAGTACATTGTGAGCACTAAGCCCGTATTGCAAGCCGCAGCTACTAGGCTCAATATGGAAATGGATGAATTTGGTGAACCTCGAACCAAGCTTATGGATGATACCATGCTCATCCAATTCGAGTTTGAGGGTACCAATCCTCAGGAAGCACAGTTGAAGTCCCTAGCACTGCATGAAGCTTTAGAAGCACGACTAAATGAGCTAAGAACTCAAGAAGCGGCTCAAAAAGATGTAAGACTGCATTCGACGCTTTCCCAAGCAGAGCAAAAGCTGAAAGCTGCTCAGCAGCGACTTTCTGCTTATCAAGCTCGGTCTGACTTAAACTCTGACAATCAAATTGCTCAGCTTTCTTCTAATATAGAAACATTACGCAAAGAGCAAGTACAAGTAATCGCGCAACAACAGCTATCAGACGCGCGTTTACAGGAACTATCAACTACTTTAGATGTATCACCTCAACAAGCTGCAGAGGCTTTTAACCTGCAAACCGATCCCTACTTCCAACAAATTTTAAGTGACAATGGTAAGTCTAGTGCTACTTTAGTCGATCTAAACTCTCGATTGACACCCAATAATCCGTCAGTGATTAGTGAGCAAGCGAGACAACAAGCTTCTCAAACAGCAATGTTAGTCCGCAGTAAGGCACTGCTTAATAAACCAGTGACTCTGGAATACTTAGAGCAACTCAATCTCAATAACAGCCCATCACGACAGCAGTTGCTGCACACGCTGGTTTCAGTGCAAGCAGATAAACAAGGACTACAGTCGCAGGCACTGGAATTAGATAGACAGATGGGAACACTTGAGAATAGGCTCAAGGCTTTGACGCAACAGCAGATCGTAGAAAATAACCTCCGGCGGGATGTACAAATTGCGGAAGCAATCTTTTCCTCGACAATTACCCAACTCGATCTTCGCAGTTCCGATGTCTTCGGTTCTTATCCTCAGATTCAACTTATTGAAGAGCCAAGCTTACCAACATCACCGACTTCGCCTAAATCACTCTATGTTTTCGCAGGCGCTAGCTTTGCCTCTCTATTTTTGACTACTGGACTCGTACTCTTGGGGCTGAGTCAACGCCCATCAATACTATCCAGACGAGTTAAGCCTGCTTAA